The Candidatus Atribacteria bacterium ADurb.Bin276 DNA segment ATCGAGGTTCGATGAGCTGCCAGGGTTGAAAGCTGTTCGCTTTCTGGTACAGGAGTTTGCCCGCCCATTCGAGTAATGATCAGAGTTTGAGTCCCATGGGGAAGAGTGTATTCTTTTTTAATCCTGGAAGCTACTGCACCGACCGAAGACACACCGGGTATGACTTGATAGCTGATGCCGCGGTTATCTAATTCATTCATTTGTTCCTGGATTGCTCCATAAAGGGAAGGGTCTCCCGAATGAAGTCGAATAACAAGGTGATTTTGAGCGACTTCTTGGACCATATAATCGATGATTTCTTCGAGCGTATGGGTTGAGCTGTCAACTAATTTCGTCTGAGGAGAACATACTTTTAGAATGCCATGGTTTATCAAAGAACCGGCATAGATAACACAATCGGCTTTTTCTAAAAGCTTTTTCCCTTTTAGGGTTATGAGTTCAGGATCTCCTGGTCCTGCTCCGACAAAATAGACCGGGGTCATGATTTAACTGCCTTGATAAAAAAAATGGGATTGAGCGATTTCATCATCAAGTTTTTATCATTGGGATCAATCCGGGATATACTTTGCTGAAAAATCGATAAAGACTGAAAAGGATTATTTTTTATCAGATTTATCCCCTCAGTCACATGCAAAAGAGATAGAGCAGTCATAACCAAGATTCCTCCTTTTTTTAATACTTTAGAACTATTATCGATAATCGAGGAAAGAGAACCTCCACTTCCTCCAATAAAAATGCGATCGAAGAGCTTTTGGGGAATGTCGTTCGGTGCTGTACTATGGATACATTGAACATTATCAATCCTAAAACGCTCACAGTTTTGCTGGATGAGCTGACAGGCTTCTTGATTTTTTTCCAGAGAAAATAAAATACCTTCGGATATCCGTCGAGCAATATCAATGGTAATGCCACCTGAACCGCCACCTATTTCCAGTACAGTCATGGCTGGTGAGAGCTCCAGTAATG contains these protein-coding regions:
- the cbiF gene encoding Cobalt-precorrin-4 C(11)-methyltransferase, whose protein sequence is MTPVYFVGAGPGDPELITLKGKKLLEKADCVIYAGSLINHGILKVCSPQTKLVDSSTHTLEEIIDYMVQEVAQNHLVIRLHSGDPSLYGAIQEQMNELDNRGISYQVIPGVSSVGAVASRIKKEYTLPHGTQTLIITRMGGQTPVPESEQLSTLAAHRTSMVILLSIGFIDQVVEELSKIYPIETPIICAYRVTWPDERIIQSTLENISQAVKEAGIHRSATLLIGPFLNHSEHYRSYLYGDWINENRHLPFS